The Synechococcales cyanobacterium T60_A2020_003 genome includes a region encoding these proteins:
- a CDS encoding threonylcarbamoyl-AMP synthase — MAIIYELHPDTPQTYRIEKIRDALRSGAVMLYPTDTVYAIGCDLNVKSAVERVRRIKQLSSEKPLTFLCSSLSNISHYAFVTNEAYRVLKRLIPGPYTFLLPATKLVPKLVMNPKRKTTGIRVPDSAICQALLKSLDNPIISTSALTIFDDQPHYTSKAELFDRFDPVVDVMIDDGLELKYQVSTMLDLTTDEPTILRKGLGWQEASAWATEASV; from the coding sequence ATGGCGATAATATACGAACTTCATCCTGACACGCCGCAAACGTACCGGATAGAAAAAATTAGAGACGCACTCCGATCCGGGGCAGTCATGCTATACCCCACCGATACGGTCTACGCCATTGGCTGCGATCTTAATGTTAAATCAGCCGTAGAACGGGTGCGGCGCATCAAGCAACTCTCCAGCGAAAAACCACTCACATTCCTGTGTTCATCCCTATCCAACATTTCCCATTATGCCTTCGTCACCAACGAAGCCTATCGCGTCCTCAAACGCCTGATTCCAGGACCCTATACCTTTCTCCTGCCTGCCACCAAGCTCGTCCCAAAATTGGTAATGAACCCCAAGCGCAAAACCACCGGAATTCGCGTTCCCGACTCGGCCATTTGTCAGGCGTTGCTGAAATCCCTAGATAATCCCATTATTTCAACCTCTGCCCTCACCATTTTTGACGATCAGCCCCACTACACCTCCAAGGCTGAGCTATTTGATCGCTTTGACCCCGTTGTCGATGTCATGATCGACGATGGTCTGGAGTTAAAGTACCAAGTTTCGACCATGCTAGACCTGACCACCGATGAACCCACCATCCTTCGTAAAGGGCTAGGCTGGCAAGAGGCATCCGCTTGGGCGACTGAAGCAAGCGTCTAG